One segment of Stomatobaculum sp. F0698 DNA contains the following:
- a CDS encoding acetyl-CoA carboxylase carboxyltransferase subunit alpha, whose translation MRIDFFKRNTAEAEPEVVMRKCKKCGAVHSVQDVRANDFACPSCGAYVRIHAKRRIKLLADPGSFEEWNQELPVVNPLDFPEYEQKLWEVKESTGLNEAVVTGKITIDGIPTAIGVCDARFLMSSMGHNLGEKIARMAERAAEEKLPVILYACSGGARMQEGIISLMQMVKTSEALGRLQESGQLFISVLTDPTMGGVTASFAMLGDIILAEPGALIGFTGQRVIQQTIGGKLPEGFQRAEFLLKHGFTDAIVPRRDQRAVLAHILRLHVKGAAELASETAPVFEEAERVDEFTREEVAPKKAPGILDAAANALQNLQRLAFGQKAEKEEERESRFSEGAFRSAWETVKLSRAKDRAHAKDYIDALFPDFMELHGDRCFGDDEAVIGGIASFHGIPVTVIGIQKGRDFLENKRRNFAMPNPEGYRKALRLMKQAEHFKRPVICFVDTPGAYCGVGAEERGQGQAIAENLQKMAALRTPILAIVIGEGSSGGALGVATANEVWMMENAVYSILSPEGFAAILYRDAKQAELAAENMRLTSRDLLELGVIEKIIPEPEPVTFENIQTVARELEPELLEFIGKYSAMSRDELANQRYERFRKF comes from the coding sequence ATGCGCATCGATTTTTTCAAGCGAAACACAGCAGAAGCAGAACCGGAAGTCGTAATGCGAAAGTGCAAGAAGTGCGGTGCCGTACACAGCGTGCAGGACGTGCGGGCAAACGATTTTGCCTGCCCGAGTTGCGGCGCCTATGTTCGCATTCACGCAAAGCGCAGAATTAAACTGCTTGCGGATCCGGGAAGCTTTGAGGAGTGGAACCAGGAACTTCCGGTCGTGAATCCGCTCGACTTTCCGGAGTACGAGCAGAAACTCTGGGAAGTCAAGGAGAGTACCGGTCTCAATGAGGCGGTCGTGACGGGTAAGATTACGATCGACGGCATTCCGACCGCCATCGGTGTCTGTGACGCGCGCTTTTTGATGAGTTCCATGGGACACAACCTGGGCGAAAAAATTGCGCGCATGGCAGAGCGTGCGGCCGAAGAAAAGCTCCCGGTCATTCTCTACGCCTGCTCCGGCGGCGCGAGAATGCAGGAGGGCATCATCTCCCTCATGCAGATGGTTAAGACTTCGGAGGCGCTCGGCAGACTGCAGGAGAGCGGCCAGCTCTTTATCTCCGTTTTGACCGATCCGACCATGGGCGGCGTGACCGCAAGCTTTGCGATGCTCGGCGATATTATCCTCGCGGAGCCGGGCGCTCTGATCGGCTTTACCGGTCAGCGCGTCATTCAGCAGACCATAGGCGGTAAGCTTCCGGAGGGCTTTCAGCGCGCGGAGTTCCTCTTAAAGCACGGTTTCACGGATGCCATTGTGCCGCGCAGAGACCAGAGAGCGGTGCTCGCGCACATTTTGCGACTTCATGTGAAAGGCGCGGCGGAGCTCGCTTCCGAGACGGCTCCTGTCTTTGAAGAGGCGGAGCGTGTAGACGAATTTACTCGCGAGGAAGTTGCGCCGAAAAAGGCACCGGGCATCTTGGATGCGGCGGCGAACGCGCTGCAGAATTTACAGCGTCTCGCGTTCGGACAGAAGGCAGAGAAAGAGGAGGAGCGCGAGAGCCGTTTCTCCGAGGGCGCTTTCCGCAGCGCCTGGGAGACGGTCAAGCTGTCCCGCGCGAAGGACAGAGCGCACGCAAAGGATTATATCGACGCGCTCTTCCCGGATTTCATGGAATTGCACGGCGACCGCTGTTTTGGGGACGATGAAGCCGTGATCGGCGGTATCGCCTCCTTCCACGGCATTCCGGTCACGGTGATCGGCATCCAGAAGGGCAGGGACTTCCTCGAGAATAAGAGAAGAAACTTTGCCATGCCGAATCCCGAAGGTTATCGGAAGGCGCTTCGCCTCATGAAGCAGGCAGAGCACTTTAAGCGCCCGGTCATCTGCTTTGTCGACACGCCCGGTGCTTACTGCGGTGTCGGCGCGGAGGAGAGAGGCCAGGGACAGGCGATTGCCGAAAATCTGCAGAAGATGGCGGCACTGAGGACCCCAATCCTCGCGATTGTCATCGGCGAGGGCTCGAGCGGCGGTGCGCTCGGCGTTGCGACCGCAAACGAGGTCTGGATGATGGAGAACGCGGTCTATTCCATTCTCTCGCCGGAGGGCTTCGCGGCGATTCTGTACCGCGATGCGAAGCAGGCGGAACTTGCAGCGGAGAACATGCGCCTTACCTCGCGCGATCTCCTGGAGCTCGGTGTCATTGAGAAGATTATTCCCGAGCCGGAACCGGTGACCTTTGAGAACATTCAAACGGTAGCGCGGGAACTGGAGCCGGAACTCCTCGAGTTTATCGGCAAGTACAGCGCAATGAGCCGCGACGAACTCGCTAACCAGCGCTACGAGCGCTTCCGGAAATTCTAA
- the fabZ gene encoding 3-hydroxyacyl-ACP dehydratase FabZ, with the protein MQVKLGIKEIEKILPHRHPFLLVDCITELEPGVRAEGYKAVSFDESYFRGHFPEEPVMPGVLIIEALAQTGAVAILSQEGNAGRTAYFGAVDHARFRRKVVPGDRLRLVCEIEKVKGPVGKGKATAYVEDEKAVEAELTFILGK; encoded by the coding sequence ATGCAGGTAAAACTCGGAATCAAAGAAATTGAGAAGATTTTGCCGCACCGCCACCCGTTTCTTCTGGTAGACTGCATCACCGAACTGGAGCCCGGCGTGCGCGCCGAAGGCTATAAGGCGGTGAGTTTTGACGAATCCTATTTCCGGGGACATTTCCCCGAAGAACCCGTAATGCCCGGTGTTTTGATCATCGAGGCGCTCGCACAGACCGGCGCCGTCGCGATTCTCTCGCAGGAGGGAAATGCCGGCAGAACCGCGTATTTCGGGGCCGTAGATCATGCACGGTTTCGTCGCAAGGTGGTGCCGGGAGACCGGCTGAGACTGGTTTGCGAGATTGAGAAGGTGAAGGGACCTGTCGGCAAGGGCAAGGCGACAGCATATGTAGAGGATGAAAAGGCGGTAGAGGCAGAGCTCACCTTTATCCTCGGAAAGTGA
- the fabF gene encoding beta-ketoacyl-ACP synthase II, whose protein sequence is MEKRRVVVTGLGAVTPVGIGTEAFWNSLKAGQVGIDRITQFDTEKFKVKLAAEVKDFKAADFMDVKSARRMERFSQFAVAAAKEALADSGLDLSKEDPYMAGCAIGSGIGSLQSVEREYERMTTKGPNLVNPLFVPMMISNMAAGNVAIHCGLKGKNINIVTACASGTHNIGEAFRSIVCGDADIMLAGGAEASITPIGVAGFMQLTALNTTEDPKRASIPFDLERNGFVIGEGAGILVLEELEHAKKRGAKIYAEMSGYGATCDANHITSPLEDGSGAAAAMRFALRDAGLNPEDIDYVNAHGTSTHLNDLSETKAIRSAFGAAADKLAVSSTKSMIGHLLGAAGGVEAVVLAKTIEEGYIHMTAGLEKDDPECNLDYVKGAGRALPVRAAVSNSLGFGGHNATILMRKYEA, encoded by the coding sequence ATGGAAAAAAGAAGAGTGGTAGTGACCGGACTCGGCGCGGTGACGCCGGTCGGCATCGGCACAGAGGCATTTTGGAACTCGTTGAAAGCGGGTCAGGTGGGAATTGACCGCATCACCCAGTTCGATACGGAAAAGTTCAAGGTGAAACTGGCTGCCGAAGTCAAGGACTTCAAGGCGGCCGATTTCATGGACGTCAAATCGGCGCGCCGCATGGAGCGTTTTTCGCAGTTTGCCGTTGCGGCGGCAAAAGAGGCACTTGCGGACAGCGGCCTTGACCTCAGCAAGGAAGATCCCTATATGGCGGGTTGCGCCATCGGCTCCGGCATCGGCTCTCTGCAGTCGGTGGAGCGCGAGTACGAGCGCATGACCACGAAGGGACCGAACCTCGTGAACCCCCTGTTTGTCCCGATGATGATCAGCAATATGGCAGCGGGCAATGTCGCGATTCACTGCGGCTTAAAGGGCAAGAACATCAACATTGTGACGGCCTGTGCATCCGGCACGCACAACATCGGTGAGGCCTTTCGCTCCATTGTCTGCGGCGACGCGGATATCATGCTGGCGGGCGGCGCGGAGGCGAGCATCACCCCGATCGGGGTTGCGGGCTTCATGCAGCTCACGGCGCTCAATACGACCGAGGACCCGAAGCGCGCTTCGATTCCCTTCGATCTTGAGCGGAACGGCTTTGTAATCGGCGAGGGCGCGGGCATTCTGGTGCTCGAGGAACTGGAGCACGCGAAGAAGCGCGGCGCAAAGATTTATGCCGAGATGTCCGGTTACGGTGCGACCTGTGATGCAAACCACATTACCTCGCCCTTGGAGGATGGTTCCGGCGCGGCGGCTGCCATGCGTTTTGCGCTCCGCGACGCGGGACTGAATCCCGAGGACATTGACTATGTGAACGCGCACGGCACCTCGACCCACTTAAACGACCTCTCCGAGACCAAGGCAATTCGCAGCGCCTTCGGCGCGGCGGCGGATAAGCTCGCGGTCAGCTCCACGAAGTCCATGATCGGTCACCTGCTCGGTGCGGCCGGCGGTGTCGAGGCTGTGGTTCTCGCAAAGACCATCGAAGAGGGCTATATCCACATGACGGCGGGCCTCGAAAAGGACGATCCGGAGTGCAATCTCGACTATGTGAAGGGCGCGGGCAGAGCGCTTCCGGTGCGTGCTGCCGTCAGCAACTCGCTCGGTTTCGGCGGTCACAATGCGACCATTCTGATGAGAAAGTACGAGGCGTGA
- the fabG gene encoding 3-oxoacyl-[acyl-carrier-protein] reductase: protein MSNLSGKVALVTGASRGIGRAIAVRLASLGAVVALNYNGSEAKAEEVRAEIEAAGGKAFLIQANVADAAAVQHMFEEIFAREDRLDILVNNAGITRDALLIGMKEAQFDEVLQTNLYGAYYCMQQAAKKMLRQKSGRIINISSYSGLHGNAGQMNYSAAKAGLVGMTKTAARELGSRGITVNAVAPGFIDTDMTAVLSDKSKDAILSGVPLGRMGSADDIASAVVFLAGDEASYITGQVLSVDGGLSI, encoded by the coding sequence ATGAGCAATTTGAGCGGTAAGGTAGCGCTGGTCACCGGCGCATCGCGCGGCATCGGCAGAGCCATTGCCGTGCGCCTCGCCTCTCTCGGCGCTGTGGTGGCGTTAAACTACAACGGCTCCGAGGCAAAGGCCGAGGAAGTGCGCGCAGAGATCGAGGCTGCGGGCGGCAAGGCGTTTTTGATTCAGGCGAATGTCGCGGATGCGGCGGCGGTGCAGCATATGTTTGAGGAAATCTTCGCGCGAGAGGACAGACTCGACATACTCGTGAACAACGCGGGCATCACCCGCGATGCTCTCCTGATCGGCATGAAGGAAGCGCAGTTTGACGAGGTCTTGCAGACCAACTTATACGGCGCTTATTACTGTATGCAGCAGGCGGCGAAGAAGATGCTGCGCCAAAAGAGCGGTCGCATCATCAACATCTCCTCATACTCGGGCCTTCACGGCAATGCGGGGCAGATGAATTATTCCGCAGCGAAGGCGGGTCTGGTCGGCATGACCAAGACGGCTGCGCGTGAGCTCGGTAGCAGAGGCATTACCGTAAATGCCGTCGCACCGGGATTTATTGACACCGACATGACGGCGGTGCTCAGTGACAAGTCAAAAGATGCCATTCTCTCGGGTGTCCCGCTGGGACGCATGGGGAGCGCGGACGATATTGCGTCTGCGGTCGTCTTCCTCGCGGGGGACGAGGCTTCCTATATCACCGGACAGGTTCTGTCCGTAGACGGCGGACTCTCTATCTAA
- the fabD gene encoding ACP S-malonyltransferase: MSKKAFLFPGQGAQKVGMGQSFYEADADARAVFDEASELLGYDMKALCFEENEKLNLTQYTQPAMVTTGIAIMKVVEKQGLLPDTAAGLSLGEYEALYAAGALSVTDAIRVVARRGELMEAAVPAGVGAMAAVLGAEASLIEETLSEIPEVWIANYNCPGQIVISGKKEAVEAAAEALKARGIKRVLMLNVSGPFHSGLLREAGEELGKVLAETEIHPLRIPYYANVTGDIVEDAAKVRGLLTEQVYSSVRFEQSIRNMLSAGVDTFYELGPGKTLAGFVKKIDREATVVNIETMEDLAKI; this comes from the coding sequence TTGTCTAAAAAGGCATTTTTGTTTCCCGGACAGGGCGCTCAGAAGGTCGGCATGGGGCAGAGCTTTTACGAAGCGGATGCCGATGCGCGCGCAGTCTTCGACGAGGCGTCGGAACTGCTCGGCTACGACATGAAGGCACTCTGTTTTGAGGAAAACGAGAAGCTGAATTTGACGCAGTACACCCAACCCGCCATGGTGACAACGGGAATTGCCATCATGAAGGTCGTTGAGAAGCAGGGACTCCTGCCGGATACGGCGGCGGGCTTAAGTCTCGGCGAATACGAGGCGCTATACGCGGCGGGCGCGCTCTCCGTGACGGATGCAATCCGTGTGGTTGCGCGGCGCGGCGAACTCATGGAAGCGGCGGTTCCGGCGGGCGTCGGCGCCATGGCGGCGGTGCTCGGCGCGGAGGCAAGTCTCATCGAAGAGACGCTTTCCGAGATTCCCGAAGTCTGGATTGCGAACTACAACTGCCCGGGGCAGATTGTCATTTCGGGTAAGAAAGAGGCGGTCGAGGCTGCGGCGGAGGCACTGAAGGCGCGCGGCATTAAGCGCGTGCTCATGCTGAACGTGAGCGGTCCCTTCCACTCCGGTCTTCTGAGAGAAGCCGGCGAGGAACTGGGCAAGGTGCTCGCGGAGACGGAAATTCACCCGCTTCGCATTCCCTACTATGCGAATGTGACGGGCGATATCGTGGAAGATGCGGCGAAGGTCAGAGGACTTCTGACCGAGCAGGTCTACAGCTCGGTGCGCTTTGAGCAGAGCATACGCAATATGCTATCGGCGGGCGTGGATACCTTCTATGAACTGGGACCCGGCAAGACGCTTGCGGGCTTTGTAAAGAAGATTGACAGAGAGGCAACGGTCGTAAACATCGAGACCATGGAGGATCTGGCTAAGATATGA
- the fabK gene encoding enoyl-[acyl-carrier-protein] reductase FabK, which produces MKTRVTELLGIRYPILQGGMAWVAEQHLAAAVSEAGGLGLIGGASAPGEVIRDMLRDAKRLTSAQVGVNVMLMSPHADDVARVVIEEGVKVVTTGAGMPTKYMEDWKKAGVKVIPVVASVAQARMMERLGADAVVAEGTESGGHIGEATTMCLLPQVVDAVSIPVIGAGGIADGRGMMAAFMLGAEAVQIGTRFVASTEAVVSDAYKNRIVKSKDIDSAVTGRTHGHPVRSLRNDMTREYARLEAEGKSFEELEYLTLGSLRKAVQEGDVIHGTVMAGQIAGLIRDVKPCREIIEDMMRECQTLARKAADFV; this is translated from the coding sequence ATGAAAACAAGAGTGACGGAGCTCCTCGGCATACGCTATCCCATCCTGCAGGGCGGGATGGCGTGGGTCGCCGAGCAGCATCTCGCGGCGGCGGTGAGTGAGGCCGGAGGCCTGGGCCTCATCGGCGGAGCGAGCGCACCCGGAGAAGTGATTCGTGATATGCTCCGTGACGCAAAGCGCCTCACTTCGGCGCAGGTCGGTGTCAATGTCATGCTGATGTCTCCCCACGCGGACGATGTTGCGCGGGTGGTCATCGAAGAGGGCGTCAAGGTTGTTACGACCGGCGCGGGCATGCCGACCAAGTACATGGAGGACTGGAAGAAGGCCGGTGTCAAGGTCATTCCGGTGGTCGCTTCGGTCGCGCAGGCGCGCATGATGGAGCGCCTCGGTGCCGACGCTGTGGTCGCGGAGGGCACAGAGTCCGGCGGTCACATCGGTGAGGCAACGACCATGTGTCTGCTGCCGCAGGTGGTCGATGCCGTGAGCATTCCGGTGATCGGCGCGGGCGGTATTGCGGACGGCAGAGGTATGATGGCGGCATTTATGCTCGGCGCGGAAGCCGTGCAAATCGGCACGCGCTTTGTCGCGAGTACCGAAGCTGTGGTAAGCGATGCATATAAGAACCGCATCGTGAAGTCGAAGGACATTGACAGCGCCGTGACCGGCAGAACGCACGGACACCCGGTGCGGAGCCTACGGAACGATATGACGCGCGAGTACGCGCGCCTTGAGGCCGAGGGCAAGAGCTTTGAGGAGCTCGAGTACCTGACCCTGGGCTCGCTCCGCAAGGCCGTACAGGAAGGCGATGTCATTCACGGCACCGTCATGGCAGGTCAGATTGCGGGTCTCATCCGGGACGTGAAACCCTGCCGTGAGATTATTGAGGATATGATGCGCGAGTGTCAGACGCTTGCGAGAAAGGCGGCGGACTTTGTCTAA
- the acpP gene encoding acyl carrier protein has protein sequence MFEKVKQMIAEQLSADESTLTEETSFKDDLGADSLDLFQLVMAMEDEFKVEIPSEDLEKLATVGDVMKYLKDKGVEE, from the coding sequence ATGTTTGAAAAGGTTAAGCAGATGATTGCAGAGCAGCTCAGCGCAGATGAGAGCACCCTCACCGAGGAGACTTCCTTCAAGGATGATCTCGGCGCAGACTCCCTGGATCTGTTCCAGCTGGTCATGGCTATGGAGGACGAGTTCAAGGTTGAGATTCCGAGCGAGGATCTTGAGAAGCTCGCTACGGTCGGCGACGTCATGAAGTACCTCAAGGACAAGGGCGTCGAAGAATGA
- a CDS encoding beta-ketoacyl-ACP synthase III, whose translation MRLWISGTGSALPKKVVTNDDLAKVIDTSDEWIFARTGIHQRHVADETETIEKLGAAAAEKALEMAGVSAEEIGLIVFGTCTDGNVTPSAACQVQALIGAMNAVAFDINAACSGFLYSLRTAEGLLKTGLATKALVIGGDLVTRYLDWQDRTTCVLFGDAVGAVVLETTEDESKGDILGSALGADGVKGHNLTGRTDPDDHFLSMNGQEVFRFAVRTVPLCIEEALQNAGVDKKDVSAYVLHQANSRIIEAVAKYLGEPLDKFPMNLSDTANTSAGSIPTLFDRLNREGRFKRGDILVLSGFGGGLTWGATVIRY comes from the coding sequence ATGAGATTGTGGATTTCCGGCACGGGTTCCGCCCTGCCGAAGAAAGTTGTGACGAACGATGACCTCGCAAAGGTCATCGATACGAGTGACGAGTGGATTTTTGCACGCACCGGTATACACCAACGCCATGTCGCGGATGAGACCGAGACCATAGAGAAGCTGGGGGCCGCTGCTGCGGAAAAAGCGCTCGAGATGGCGGGGGTCTCCGCAGAGGAAATCGGTCTGATTGTGTTCGGCACCTGCACGGACGGCAATGTGACGCCGAGCGCGGCCTGCCAGGTGCAGGCGCTGATCGGCGCGATGAACGCGGTCGCCTTCGATATCAACGCGGCCTGCTCCGGCTTCCTCTACTCCCTCCGGACGGCGGAAGGCCTCTTAAAGACAGGCCTCGCAACGAAGGCGCTGGTCATTGGCGGCGACCTTGTGACCCGCTACTTGGACTGGCAGGACAGAACCACCTGCGTGCTCTTCGGAGATGCGGTCGGCGCCGTGGTGCTCGAGACGACCGAGGATGAGTCGAAGGGCGATATCCTCGGTTCCGCGCTCGGCGCGGACGGCGTGAAGGGACATAACCTCACCGGTCGCACGGACCCGGACGACCATTTCCTCTCCATGAACGGGCAGGAGGTGTTCCGCTTTGCGGTACGCACCGTTCCGCTCTGCATTGAAGAGGCGCTTCAAAACGCAGGCGTCGACAAGAAGGATGTGAGCGCCTATGTCCTGCACCAGGCAAATTCGCGCATCATCGAGGCGGTCGCCAAGTACCTCGGCGAGCCGCTCGACAAGTTCCCGATGAACCTCTCCGATACGGCAAATACCTCGGCGGGAAGCATCCCGACCCTTTTTGACCGACTGAACCGCGAGGGCCGCTTCAAACGGGGCGATATCCTTGTGCTCTCGGGTTTCGGCGGCGGCCTCACCTGGGGCGCAACGGTGATACGCTATTGA
- a CDS encoding NAD(P)-dependent malic enzyme: MNYAEESLKKHYEWKGKIKVVTDIPVKTSEDLSLAYTPGVAEPCLEIQKDVNKSYELTRRWNLCAVVTDGTAVLGLGDIGPEAGMPVMEGKCVLFKAFGDVDAFPLCVKSKDVDEIVNTIYLLSGSFGGVNLEDIAAPRCFEIERKLKEKCDIPIFHDDQHGTAIVVLSGLINALKVVGKDKEEVKVVVNGPGSAGIAVSKLLLSYGFKNLTLCNREGIMNENSKDLNWAQKEMLEVTNLDRKTGTLKDALVGADIFLGFSGPNMVTEEMVRSMNKDAIIFACANPTPEIFPDEAKKGGARVISTGRSDFPNQINNVLVFPGLFRGAFDVRAKDINEEMKMAAAVAIANLIADDEVSEDNIIPKAFDPRVKDAVSKAVAEAARRTGVARI, encoded by the coding sequence ATGAACTACGCAGAGGAATCACTGAAGAAGCATTACGAGTGGAAGGGTAAAATCAAGGTTGTAACGGATATTCCGGTTAAGACCTCGGAGGATTTATCGCTCGCATACACCCCGGGTGTTGCCGAGCCTTGCCTTGAGATTCAGAAGGATGTGAACAAGTCCTACGAGCTCACGCGCCGCTGGAATCTGTGCGCGGTTGTGACGGACGGCACCGCAGTTCTCGGACTCGGCGACATCGGCCCGGAGGCAGGTATGCCGGTCATGGAGGGCAAGTGCGTGCTCTTCAAGGCGTTCGGCGATGTCGATGCCTTCCCGCTCTGTGTGAAGTCCAAGGACGTGGATGAGATTGTCAACACGATTTATCTGCTCTCCGGTTCCTTCGGCGGTGTGAATCTCGAGGACATTGCGGCGCCGCGCTGCTTTGAAATCGAGCGCAAGCTGAAGGAGAAGTGCGATATTCCGATCTTCCACGACGATCAGCACGGAACGGCAATCGTTGTTCTCTCCGGTCTCATCAATGCACTGAAGGTGGTGGGCAAGGACAAGGAAGAGGTCAAGGTGGTCGTGAACGGACCGGGCAGCGCGGGCATCGCAGTCTCGAAGCTGCTGCTTTCCTATGGCTTTAAGAACTTAACGCTCTGCAACCGCGAAGGCATCATGAACGAGAACTCGAAGGATCTCAACTGGGCGCAGAAGGAGATGCTCGAGGTCACGAATCTCGATCGTAAGACCGGCACCTTGAAGGATGCGCTGGTCGGCGCGGACATCTTCCTCGGCTTCTCAGGCCCGAACATGGTCACGGAGGAGATGGTGAGAAGCATGAACAAGGATGCCATCATCTTTGCCTGCGCGAACCCGACCCCGGAGATTTTCCCGGATGAGGCAAAGAAGGGCGGCGCGAGAGTCATCTCGACCGGCAGATCGGACTTCCCGAACCAGATTAACAACGTGCTGGTGTTCCCGGGACTGTTCCGCGGTGCCTTCGATGTCCGCGCAAAGGATATCAACGAGGAGATGAAGATGGCGGCGGCGGTCGCAATCGCAAACCTGATTGCGGACGATGAAGTCAGCGAGGACAACATCATCCCGAAGGCTTTCGATCCGCGCGTTAAGGACGCTGTTTCCAAGGCAGTTGCCGAAGCGGCGAGACGCACGGGTGTCGCGAGAATCTGA
- a CDS encoding DUF3290 family protein, with protein MKFYSYEFLLRRNVGMNRVQLIIAAILFLILLVNGLRYFKDKQSSRHREPALIALLLLIVMALLQVNRYRELQANGQKVTLAIHSVERIAKELNVPAEEVYLNATEFSGNPIIFAKGTYYRVLNVNDTTCNLEPMELIGTEPEFIRE; from the coding sequence ATGAAATTTTATTCCTATGAGTTTTTGCTGCGACGCAATGTCGGCATGAACCGCGTGCAACTCATTATTGCGGCCATTTTGTTTCTGATTTTACTGGTAAACGGGCTACGCTATTTTAAAGACAAACAGAGTTCCCGCCACCGCGAACCCGCGCTGATTGCGCTCCTATTACTGATTGTCATGGCGCTCCTGCAAGTGAACCGCTACCGGGAGTTGCAGGCAAACGGCCAGAAGGTCACTCTGGCAATTCATTCGGTGGAACGCATTGCAAAGGAACTGAATGTGCCTGCGGAAGAGGTTTATCTCAATGCGACCGAGTTTTCCGGCAACCCGATTATCTTTGCCAAGGGTACGTACTATCGCGTCCTTAATGTAAATGACACGACCTGCAATCTGGAACCCATGGAACTGATCGGCACGGAACCGGAATTTATCCGAGAATAA
- a CDS encoding DUF421 domain-containing protein, translating into MLSIFNNFYFLVAVKLLIGLLSLSLVINISGKGNLAPSNASDQIQNYVLGGVIGGTIYNSAITILQYILILLIWCIVILSLKWIKTNNHTVGQLLDGQPLVIVNHGKLSVKNCRRVGLTAHDLSFKLRAAGYYYVEDLQRVVVEQDGRFLMIPYGEENPKYPLITDGQIQSDILELIGKDEAWLTESLAKLGHKDLSRLFLVEYREGKLLVTAA; encoded by the coding sequence ATGCTGTCTATCTTTAACAATTTCTATTTCCTTGTTGCGGTCAAGCTGTTAATCGGCCTGCTCTCCCTCTCCCTTGTCATTAATATCAGCGGCAAGGGAAATCTTGCCCCCTCGAACGCAAGCGATCAGATTCAGAACTATGTACTCGGTGGTGTGATCGGCGGTACCATCTATAACAGCGCTATCACCATTTTGCAGTACATCTTGATTCTGCTCATCTGGTGCATCGTGATTTTAAGCCTCAAGTGGATTAAGACCAATAACCACACGGTCGGACAACTCCTCGACGGACAGCCCCTGGTCATTGTCAATCACGGAAAACTGAGCGTCAAGAACTGCCGCCGCGTGGGTCTCACCGCGCATGATCTCTCCTTTAAGCTTCGCGCAGCGGGATATTACTACGTGGAGGATTTGCAGCGCGTTGTCGTGGAACAGGACGGTCGGTTTCTCATGATTCCTTACGGCGAGGAGAACCCGAAGTATCCGCTGATTACCGACGGCCAGATTCAAAGTGACATTCTGGAGTTGATCGGCAAGGATGAAGCGTGGCTCACGGAGAGCCTCGCAAAACTCGGTCACAAAGACCTGAGCCGCCTCTTCCTTGTCGAATACCGCGAGGGTAAACTCCTGGTCACCGCAGCTTAA
- a CDS encoding Type 1 glutamine amidotransferase-like domain-containing protein, translated as MELLLVSYLAGTKTITANYLSKLSSKTITFIPTAGNVEPYTGFIDEGIAMLEELGYQLHMLDIAKVEEPVLIQELERAACVCISGGNTFYLLQELKKKHLTELLARRIREGMFYIGESAGAIIASPDIEYNQIMDDKTVAPDLMDYTALNVFDHSVLPHIGEYPFETSSRETLERYRNSLKLIPLNNHEAVLVNDRGYTILRETSPEGSSL; from the coding sequence ATGGAACTGCTGCTTGTATCCTATCTTGCCGGAACAAAAACAATCACGGCGAACTATCTTTCCAAACTGTCTTCCAAGACAATTACGTTTATTCCCACAGCCGGAAATGTGGAGCCGTATACCGGTTTTATTGACGAGGGCATTGCGATGTTGGAGGAATTAGGCTATCAGCTGCATATGCTCGATATTGCCAAGGTCGAAGAACCCGTGCTGATACAGGAGCTGGAGCGCGCAGCCTGTGTCTGCATCTCCGGCGGCAATACCTTTTATCTCTTGCAGGAATTAAAAAAGAAGCATCTCACAGAGCTTCTTGCGCGCCGCATCCGGGAGGGCATGTTCTATATCGGCGAATCCGCAGGCGCAATCATCGCCTCACCCGATATTGAATACAATCAGATTATGGACGACAAAACCGTTGCGCCCGATCTTATGGATTACACGGCCCTCAATGTATTTGACCACTCCGTTCTCCCGCATATCGGGGAATACCCCTTCGAAACGAGCTCCCGCGAGACCCTGGAGCGCTACCGGAATTCGTTGAAATTGATTCCGCTCAACAATCACGAAGCCGTCCTGGTTAACGATCGGGGGTATACCATACTGCGCGAAACAAGCCCTGAAGGGAGCTCTCTATGA
- a CDS encoding BrnA antitoxin family protein, producing MIQREIDIKKPLTEKQKDMLKALEERPLTPDETCRELTAEELSCFRRVAEQKRKERCKQTVTLRLSPEALKKAKMLGKGYTSVLSRILEEALDSPETIRHNL from the coding sequence ATGATTCAAAGAGAGATTGACATAAAGAAACCTCTGACCGAAAAGCAGAAGGATATGTTGAAAGCACTGGAAGAGCGTCCGTTGACGCCGGATGAAACGTGTCGGGAGCTAACTGCGGAAGAGCTGTCGTGTTTTCGGCGTGTAGCGGAACAGAAGCGGAAAGAGCGGTGCAAACAGACTGTCACCCTCAGGCTTTCTCCGGAAGCGCTGAAAAAGGCAAAGATGCTCGGCAAAGGCTACACATCTGTTCTAAGCCGTATACTGGAAGAAGCGCTGGATAGCCCTGAGACGATTCGCCACAATCTGTAA